Within the Musa acuminata AAA Group cultivar baxijiao chromosome BXJ2-9, Cavendish_Baxijiao_AAA, whole genome shotgun sequence genome, the region TACTCgtgatatatgtatatttatttgcTTCATAAAgtttttaaggctgaagttgagaaccaatatggtaaacaaattaaaattatgagatcagATAGAGGTGAAGAATATTATGGTTGATATAATGAGAATGGATAAGCACTTGAtctttttgctaagtttcttaaaAAATATGAGATTATTGCTCAATATACTATGCTTGGTTCTCTAGACCAAAATAGTGTTGTAGAAAGAAGAAGCCGAATattattagatatggtgcggATTATGCTTAACAACTTCATTCTTCCTAAATTCTTATGGACTGAAGTACTAAAGAtggttgtgtatatattaaatcgAGTTTCAACCAAGGCTATCctaaagaaaatatttgaattatagaAATGTTGGAAATTGAGTTTGCAACATATGTGTATTTGGGGATATTCATCttaagtcaggatatataattcaTAAGAGAAAAAATTAGACCGAGGACTATTAGTGAGTGTTTCATTACATAAGTTGAAAATTCCAAAGGTTATAAGTTTTATTGTCTATCTCATACAACTATGATTGTGGAATCAAGGAACGTTAAGTTTCTTGAGGATGACATAATCTATAGGAGTAATCAGTTCAAATATATAGTTTCTGCAAATAATCATATATAATCTTAATCTTTAACATAaattgatagattggttatagtttatagcactcctcaagtgcaAACTAGTATTGAATAACCAATTATTGATATTCCATAAGTTGctgatagatcaagcagttcatgaATTACGAGAAGCttttgaacaactagttgaaccataaGTTCCTTAGGAAAATATTGGtataacattaagaagatctatcaGAAATAAAACATTAGCAATTCTTAATGATTATGTTATATATTGaccataatattggagccaaaaataatCCTGAAACCTTTTCATAGACTATAAATTACAAAGAGTCAGATTTGTGGTATGATGCCATGAAAGAGGAGATGAATTCTACGAAGAGCAACGAAGTTTGGGATCTTATAGAGTTACCTAATGGGAAAAAGGTCATTggctgcaaatggatctttaagaccaaaaaagattcgttaggcaacatggAGAGACATAAGGTAAAACTTATTGTAaatggatttactcaaaaagagaaaTCAATTATACGGAGATGCtttctcctatatctaagaaagattctctccatatcattttggcattagttgctcattttgaccttaagttataacaaatggatgtgaaaataatatttcttaattGAGATCTAGAGGAGGAGGTTTATATAAAACaatctgaaggtttctcctctagtgttggtgagcacttagtttgtaagcttaagaaatctATATACGGTTTAAAATAAGCCTCCCACTAATAGTATTTTAAATTCCATGAAATGATTTCTCCATTTAGATTTATTGAAAATCTTATAGATCAATGTATATACCAAAAGATTAATGggagtaaaatatatttttttgttttatatatagatgatattttgcttgcaaccaacgataaatGTTTATTGCATGAGATGAAACAATCCCTTTCTAAAAACTTTGATataaaggatatgggtgaagtatcttatgtcattggcattaagagccATATAGATAGACCTCGAGCCATTTTAGATATATCATAAGAAACCTATATCAATaagcttttagaaagatttcagaTAAAGGattattcatcaagagtttctccCCTTATGAAAGGTGAtatgttcaatttgaaccaacttTGAGAGGAAATTAATGAAAAACATCTCATATGCTTCTACCATATGAAAAGACTTATATATGTTcacgtctgtactagacctgatattgcatttgctATGAGAATGCTAGGTCAATATTagagtaatccaagtatggaccATTGGAGTATTGCAAAGAAAGTGATTAGATATCTTTAAGGAATCAAAGATTACatacttatgtatagacatacggataatctggatgtgattgactGCTTAGATTCAAACTTTGTTGGCTATGTTGATTCTTGTAAATTAACATCAGAGTACATTTTCATAATGGCTAGTGGAGTTATTTCTTGGAGAAGTGTCAAGCAGACATtgactattatttttattatagaagTTAAGTTTatctcctgttttgaggctacaTCACATAGTGTTTGGCTTAAGAGTTTTATTTTTAGGCTTAGAGTCATGGATTCTGTTTCTAGGCCATCGAGAATTTTATATGATAATTTAGTTGCTATTTTTATAGCTAAGAATAATAAAAGTAGAAGTCGAAGTAGACACATTGACGTTAAGTATTTAGCTATAAGAGAACGTATACAAAAAAGAAAAcgatcattgagcatattagcactaaaTTAATACttgttgatcctttgactaaaggcatgccacctctgaaattcaagtatcatgtagagaaaataagACTTGGGTTCTATTTTGTAATTGTAttaaaactcttatatattgtgatattttctcattcatatgcacattaatttgagaaaatatatttatattggaTCAagcataaacataaggtttattcattaagtaatattatcaCATTAATATTAATTCTTAAGAAaccaaatacatcgtgatacatggatgataatcctTGCTCTTAGTGTtatgattcatatatttatttGTTAAGAAAGTTATTCAATAAGATTAATTCAAGTTATAGAGCAAGTGGGAGAATATAACTTTTCTCCTCAttcattatcattaatttttttttggagAATATAATTGTTCCCATTAAGTTCCTCATTaattatcatcaatttttttatttattatagtctaaatattttagtttttcattcattatattttgttattattaattttttttattcattatcattaaaaaaattttattatggtttaaacatTATAaacttgaattaattcttgaacattaTGAAGTTGATGATAATAAACGTTCATAATggaagaacatctatataaatgaGGTTCTTAGTCCTTGGGCTTTATCTCGATAAGTCTTAAGGATTTTTTACACCATCTAAAACGAGAGTTTCAAGCCAAAAGGtatcaaaatactaaaaaaaattattattaaaattctcGATAATAATAACTAGAGATTTGTAATTTTCATTTCCTTTCCTTATGTTTCTattatgatgatttaaaaatatattttgatcttAAATTTTCTTACATAACATGCTTAAGAACCAACATGTTGAGCCTTACAAAGAACCTCATTGTATTACCAATCTCAGAAGCTTGCTTAGATGTTTGTAGGATAATTGTTTTCTAGATAAAAGAATAGGAAATTTTAGATCAGGTTAGACAAGAATTAAACTATTAGGACTAGAGTAATGTGAAAACTTGTAGATGTGTGGAGCCAATTCCATCTCAATCTATGGGAAAACACTTGTCCCTGTCCTGCTAAACTTGGCAGATATTATCATATAGATCGAGTAAAACCAAGAGCGTCACTTAGATTTGCTGAATCTCTGATAAAAAAATTGATCCTGGCTTTTACCATTTCTAGGCATCTCCTGAGGTTGACAAAAGGGCAAGTCTATTATGTGGTCTCCTCACTCGAGGAGTTGGACCACCAAAACCATCATAAATCTAAGGTGAGCATACCAAAGAAAAGGTTGATTTCTGATTTGTTtcattataaatattatcttaatacagcactttttttttgttcttaataTAGAGCTATGTAAGATGCTGTCTTACTTTACGTCTCCGAAATCAATAGATTCCCTCAATTTTTGTTTACTATCAAGACACTAATGATCAGTTTAATAAGATTGCTTATATGATGTTTGTTGAGAACTTTAAATCAAGTAGAGTTGGGATGAATTGTTAAGACCAGTTAaatgtattttatttttcctcAGCAGCTCCCACTCTGCAACATACAGTTCCATTCCTGTGCAAGTTGTTGCTGTGTTCCTATAAACCACTTAAAAGTTCATTACAATTTCCAAGTAAGCCAAATGAAACTTTTAGATCTTTAACATGATATCATTGGAATGGTTGGCAGTGTCAGGTTGCTAGCATAAAGCTTGTATCAGATTAAAATAATGCCTACAAAAGCTAAAGAAAACCTACTATTATAATGTTACTTTGAATAAAGAAACTAAGGCTGGTGAGTAGGGGGAGCTCAGGAGTGTTTTCCTATGGATTTGGGATCCTCTCCAATGTCAGTGCAAGCATTAATCTTTCTCTAGCTTGGAAGATGAAGATGTGTTATCACTGTAACATTCACTAGCTAAGGGAGCTTGAAACTTGGCAGTGTCAGTCCAACAACAGTAGCGGCAGACACAAGATAGAATTAAATACAAACACCAGATAGAATCTAAGTTTTTATAATGGTAGAAGCAATAGTTCAGTCGTTGGGAGCATgataagagtgaaaaagaaagaaagaatctggTGTTTATATGTATTttcccttcttttcttcttttgctcCTATTGGTTTCACTTTTCAGTGAGTCAAACAGAGTCATTGTGGTTATGTGCTGGCTATGACTGGTTTGGTTGCGCAGAGTAGTGATATCTTTAACCAGAACATGTTTAACTCATCGTACTTCTTGGGGATTCTCTCCTGGCCTAGTCCTTTCACCTCTGGTTACAGCTGGGTATCTGTGTCCTTGTTCAGCTCCTAGGGTTTGGGAATCATTGGCCTGCCACATTTTTCATCTGTCCATCCTGTCCACAACTCTTCGATCCCTTTCTCACGTTGTGATATGCAGGCAGAGGGTGGTAGAACTACGCTGGGTCCTCTTTGCCGGTGAAACCTGGATTTTCTGCGGTGTGGTTCCAATGGTTTTCTGCTTTTTCTGAGACTCACTCCTGAACAGGTGGTGAGTTGGTGAATTTTTGGTTCTGCAAGTGGTCCTGATGCCATAGGTCCTCTTTCTTTGATGCATGTAACTTGTTGTGGTATGTAGGTATCTTCAGTAGGCGAATTCTGTTATTTAATACATTCTTTATCTGTTTCCAGGAACTGAGCTCCTCCTCTTCACCTATTTCCTTttgattggttcattgatgataccTTTGCCAAATGACCCTTGGGGGCAATTTGTCTTTGTGAACTTTCGATTCCACCCTATTGAGATCAAAGTAGGTAGCTGTTCACTGTTTTTTTGACTTGATTGATCTATTTTGTGTGTGAGGGGCATTGTGAAATGGATATGCATGCAAAGGATGGATGTGACTCACTTGAGAATGAGGATACTTTGGACTACTACACCTCTGGAAATTCTTCTGGTTGGTATCAAAGCAATCCATCCATAAGTTTTATCTCCCACAATTCTTCAGTCTCTGTTGGTCAAGGAACTCAGATAGGTTCCATGACTGATGCTTTCAGTACTGGCCTCTGGAACCTTCCCACAGAATCAACAAGCTTGGGTTTGTGCAAGAATAGCCTGCGAGAGAGTAGCAATCAGATTTCGATTGGAGGAGTTCTCTCACGAGCTGGTTCTGGGATTCTGCAACCAAGTTCATCACATTTCCCATCCGATTCAGCTTTCATTGAGAGGGCCGCAAGGTTTTCGTGCATCGATGCCAGTAATTTAGGTGGCATGATGAATCTTTTCGGTGCCGATCCATCACCAAATTCTCATCCTAATGCTTCAAGAATGAACTCTGGAGTTGTTGCAGATGCCTCATTTTCTACTGATCATGGATCCAAGAATGACAGTGCAATGGAGGAACAGAAGGAGAAGGATAATTTCGATGGCATAGCTGCTCTGAGCAGTGAGTCTACTCTGCCTGATTTCACCGGTGCTCACCAAGAACATCCAACTGGGAATTCTtccaaaatgaaaatgaaaagatCGAATGAGGTTATTCCTGTCCTTTCTCTCAGATATATTCTCTTGTTCTTTTGTCGCCCTTCATTGATCACAAGTAGGCACCTAACCGAGCAATAACATTGTAGGATATGAGATTAGAAGAAGCAAAAGTAGCATCACAGATTTCTGGTGATAACATGGGGTTTGAACATATAGCTGAGAATAGCAGCTCAGGGAAGCACGTGAAAGATGGCACTGAATCATCCAATGAAGATGTCATTCACGTCAGAGCACGGCGTGGCCAAGCAACAAACAGTCACAGTCTTGCAGAAAGAGTAAGGTCTTGCCACCATTGGAAATCTCCATTTTCTAGAGGGAAACCAGTGCAACTTTCCTGGTTTCTGAGTTTCAGATGATCTCAGTATAACAAGTTTTTTGTGGTCAACATCTTCGATTCATATGTATCACAGGTGAGAAGGGAAAAGATCAATGAACGGATGAAGCTGCTTCAAGACCTTGTTCCTGGTTGCAGTAAGGTAGTATTCTTGAATTCTCT harbors:
- the LOC103998315 gene encoding transcription factor bHLH49-like isoform X6, which produces MMNLFGADPSPNSHPNASRMNSGVVADASFSTDHGSKNDSAMEEQKEKDNFDGIAALSSESTLPDFTGAHQEHPTGNSSKMKMKRSNEDMRLEEAKVASQISGDNMGFEHIAENSSSGKHVKDGTESSNEDVIHVRARRGQATNSHSLAERVRREKINERMKLLQDLVPGCSKVTGKAVMLDEIINYVQSLQQQVEFLSMRLAAINPCPNMDTEAVISRYLFQSCNGPSATSGFSADIAHPQLHPSQQGLIQAGLSDIVNPPDLFRRSINTQMAAVDGSKMQVHNAWDEELHNVMHTAYSSNVNLDSHRVHQ
- the LOC103998315 gene encoding transcription factor bHLH49-like isoform X5 encodes the protein MDMHAKDGCDSLENEDTLDYYTSGNSSESTSLGLCKNSLRESSNQISIGGVLSRAGSGILQPSSSHFPSDSAFIERAARFSCIDASNLGGMMNLFGADPSPNSHPNASRMNSGVVADASFSTDHGSKNDSAMEEQKEKDNFDGIAALSSESTLPDFTGAHQEHPTGNSSKMKMKRSNEDMRLEEAKVASQISGDNMGFEHIAENSSSGKHVKDGTESSNEDVIHVRARRGQATNSHSLAERVRREKINERMKLLQDLVPGCSKVTGKAVMLDEIINYVQSLQQQVEFLSMRLAAINPCPNMDTEAVISRYLFQSCNGPSATSGFSADIAHPQLHPSQQGLIQAGLSDIVNPPDLFRRSINTQMAAVDGSKMQVHNAWDEELHNVMHTAYSSNVNLDSHRVHQ
- the LOC103998315 gene encoding transcription factor bHLH49-like isoform X4, with translation MDMHAKDGCDSLENEDTLDYYTSGNSSGWYQSNPSISFISHNSSVSVGQGTQIGSMTDAFSTGLWNLPTESTSLGLCKNSLRESSNQISIGGVLSRAGSGILQPSSSHFPSDSAFIERAARFSCIDASNLDASFSTDHGSKNDSAMEEQKEKDNFDGIAALSSESTLPDFTGAHQEHPTGNSSKMKMKRSNEDMRLEEAKVASQISGDNMGFEHIAENSSSGKHVKDGTESSNEDVIHVRARRGQATNSHSLAERVRREKINERMKLLQDLVPGCSKVTGKAVMLDEIINYVQSLQQQVEFLSMRLAAINPCPNMDTEAVISRYLFQSCNGPSATSGFSADIAHPQLHPSQQGLIQAGLSDIVNPPDLFRRSINTQMAAVDGSKMQVHNAWDEELHNVMHTAYSSNVNLDSHRVHQ
- the LOC103998315 gene encoding transcription factor bHLH49-like isoform X1, with translation MDMHAKDGCDSLENEDTLDYYTSGNSSGWYQSNPSISFISHNSSVSVGQGTQIGSMTDAFSTGLWNLPTESTSLGLCKNSLRESSNQISIGGVLSRAGSGILQPSSSHFPSDSAFIERAARFSCIDASNLGGMMNLFGADPSPNSHPNASRMNSGVVADASFSTDHGSKNDSAMEEQKEKDNFDGIAALSSESTLPDFTGAHQEHPTGNSSKMKMKRSNEDMRLEEAKVASQISGDNMGFEHIAENSSSGKHVKDGTESSNEDVIHVRARRGQATNSHSLAERVRREKINERMKLLQDLVPGCSKVTGKAVMLDEIINYVQSLQQQVEFLSMRLAAINPCPNMDTEAVISRYLFQSCNGPSATSGFSADIAHPQLHPSQQGLIQAGLSDIVNPPDLFRRSINTQMAAVDGSKMQVHNAWDEELHNVMHTAYSSNVNLDSHRVHQ
- the LOC103998315 gene encoding transcription factor bHLH49-like isoform X3 translates to MDMHAKDGCDSLENEDTLDYYTSGNSSGWYQSNPSISFISHNSSVSVGQGTQIGSMTDAFSTGLWNLPTESTSLGLCKNSLRESSNQISIGGVLSRAGSGILQPSSSHFPSDSAFIERAARFSCIDASNLGGMMNLFGADPSPNSHPNASRMNSGVVADASFSTDHGSKNDSAMEEQKEKDNFDGIAALSSESTLPDFTGAHQEHPTGNSSKMKMKRSNEDMRLEEAKVASQISGDNMGFEHIAENSSSGKHVKDGTESSNEDVIHVRARRGQATNSHSLAERVRREKINERMKLLQDLVPGCSKVTGKAVMLDEIINYVQSLQQQVEFLSMRLAAINPCPNMDTEAVISRYLFQSCNGPSATSGFSADIAHPQLHPSQQGLIQAGLSDIVNPPDLFRRSINTQMAAVDGSKMQDFSSLRLLPATVILS
- the LOC103998315 gene encoding transcription factor bHLH49-like isoform X2, whose protein sequence is MDMHAKDGCDSLENEDTLDYYTSGNSSGWYQSNPSISFISHNSSVSVGQGTQIGSMTDAFSTGLWNLPTESTSLGLCKNSLRESSNQISIGGVLSRAGSGILQPSSSHFPSDSAFIERAARFSCIDASNLGGMMNLFGADPSPNSHPNASRMNSGVVADASFSTDHGSKNDSAMEEQKEKDNFDGIAALSSESTLPDFTGAHQEHPTGNSSKMKMKRSNEDMRLEEAKVASQISGDNMGFEHIAENSSSGKHVKDGTESSNEDVIHVRARRGQATNSHSLAERVRREKINERMKLLQDLVPGCSKVTGKAVMLDEIINYVQSLQQQVEFLSMRLAAINPCPNMDTEAVISRYSCNGPSATSGFSADIAHPQLHPSQQGLIQAGLSDIVNPPDLFRRSINTQMAAVDGSKMQVHNAWDEELHNVMHTAYSSNVNLDSHRVHQ